A window of Diceros bicornis minor isolate mBicDic1 unplaced genomic scaffold, mDicBic1.mat.cur scaffold_97_ctg1, whole genome shotgun sequence contains these coding sequences:
- the LOC131403983 gene encoding ral guanine nucleotide dissociation stimulator-like, with product MFLYHLKLLDIGMADDLEGSRVNFQKWCEKFKVIRRIQLLQQAANAYDLEPDERFGAWFQAMEPISVHESYWVSCRLEPAHQKASKMRLFRRKRNRTSSSLGPTTVPLAMSHNPLETTSSAPPEQQGHWDPRGAPGQLFPPHPK from the exons atgttcctctatcacctgaagctgctggacattgggatggcggatgatctggaa ggaagtcgggtcaacttccagaaatggtgtgag aaattcaaagtcatccgtaggatccagctgctccagcaggctgcaaatgcatatgacctggagcccgatgagcgatttggggcctggttccaggccatggagcccatcagtgtccatgagag ctactgggtctcctgccggctggagcccgcacaccagaaggcgagcaaaatgcggctcttcaggagaaagaggaaccggacatcctccagtttagggccga ccaccgtgcccttggcgatgagccataaccctctggagaccacaagttcagctcctcctgagcagcagggccactgggaccctcggggtgcaccgggtcagctcttccccccccaccccaagtaa